The proteins below are encoded in one region of Pseudomonas putida NBRC 14164:
- a CDS encoding LysE/ArgO family amino acid transporter, which yields MWQSYLNGMLVAFGLIMAIGTQNAFVLAQSLRREHHLPVAALCIVCDALLVAAGVFGLATVLAQNPTLLAVARWGGALFLIWYGAKALRSAFSKQSLQHQEGQGMRSRRAVLLSALAVTLLNPHVYLDTVLLIGSLGAQQTEPGAYVAGAASASLIWFSTLAIGAAWLAPWLARPATWRMLDLMVAVMMFAVAAQLIFN from the coding sequence ATGTGGCAAAGCTATCTCAACGGCATGCTGGTGGCCTTCGGCCTGATCATGGCCATCGGCACCCAGAATGCCTTCGTCCTCGCCCAGAGCCTGCGCCGCGAGCATCACCTGCCGGTAGCGGCGCTGTGCATTGTCTGTGACGCGCTGCTGGTGGCTGCCGGGGTATTCGGCCTGGCCACTGTGCTGGCGCAAAACCCGACCTTGCTGGCCGTTGCGCGCTGGGGCGGCGCGTTGTTCCTCATATGGTACGGCGCCAAAGCCCTGCGCAGTGCCTTTTCCAAACAAAGCCTGCAGCACCAGGAAGGCCAAGGCATGCGCTCGCGCCGTGCCGTACTGCTCAGTGCGCTGGCGGTAACGCTGCTGAACCCGCACGTCTACCTTGATACGGTGTTGCTGATCGGCTCGCTGGGCGCCCAGCAGACCGAGCCTGGCGCCTATGTGGCCGGGGCGGCCAGTGCCTCGCTGATTTGGTTCTCGACACTGGCGATAGGGGCGGCCTGGCTGGCACCGTGGCTGGCCCGCCCGGCGACCTGGCGCATGCTCGACCTGATGGTGGCGGTGATGATGTTCGCGGTGGCGGCGCAGTTGATCTTCAACTGA
- a CDS encoding lysophospholipid acyltransferase family protein — translation MPKLRVVARLSRLLLVLLLGMLMASLVALGERLGFKAPIERRQRWTCLFMKRLVAALPFDVRVVGELPQRPMLWVSNHVSWTDIPLLGMLLPLSFLSKAEVRHWPVAGWLAEKAGTLFIRRGGGDSQRLREQIAGQLGLARPLLIFPEGTTTSGRSLRTFHGRLLAGAIDRGVAVQPVAIQYLRDGQIDPIAPFIGDDDLVSHLMRLFAQPRGEVCIELLQPIGSVGKERAVLALQAQQAIHLALFGVEEVEAVPRRQARAA, via the coding sequence ATGCCGAAGCTGCGGGTAGTAGCCCGCCTGAGCAGACTGCTGCTGGTACTGTTGCTGGGCATGTTGATGGCCAGCCTTGTCGCCCTCGGTGAACGCCTGGGCTTCAAGGCCCCCATCGAACGCCGCCAGCGCTGGACCTGCCTGTTCATGAAACGCCTGGTCGCCGCCCTGCCCTTCGATGTGCGGGTGGTGGGTGAGTTGCCGCAGCGGCCGATGCTGTGGGTCAGCAATCATGTCTCGTGGACCGATATCCCCCTGCTCGGCATGCTGCTGCCGCTGTCATTCCTGTCCAAGGCCGAGGTGCGTCATTGGCCGGTGGCGGGTTGGCTGGCGGAAAAAGCCGGCACGCTGTTCATTCGCCGTGGCGGGGGTGACAGCCAGCGCCTGCGCGAACAGATCGCCGGGCAACTGGGGCTGGCCCGGCCGCTGCTGATCTTCCCCGAAGGCACCACTACCAGCGGTCGCAGCCTGCGCACCTTCCATGGCCGCCTGCTGGCAGGTGCCATCGACCGCGGCGTGGCCGTGCAGCCGGTGGCTATCCAGTATTTGCGTGATGGCCAGATCGACCCGATTGCGCCGTTCATTGGCGATGATGACCTGGTGTCGCACCTGATGCGCCTGTTTGCCCAGCCGCGGGGCGAGGTGTGCATTGAGCTGCTGCAACCGATTGGCAGCGTGGGCAAGGAACGTGCGGTGCTGGCGTTGCAGGCGCAGCAGGCAATTCACCTGGCGTTGTTCGGGGTAGAAGAAGTTGAAGCAGTGCCAAGGCGGCAGGCGCGGGCTGCCTGA
- a CDS encoding superoxide dismutase, whose product MAFELPPLPYAHDALQPHISKETLEYHHDKHHNTYVVNLNNLVPGTEFEGKTLEEIVKSSSGGIFNNAAQVWNHTFYWNCLSPNGGGQPTGALAEAINAAFGSFDKFKEEFTKTSVGTFGSGWGWLVKKADGSLALASTIGAGCPLTSGDTPLLTCDVWEHAYYIDYRNLRPKYVEAFWNLVNWAFVAEQFEGKTFKA is encoded by the coding sequence ATGGCTTTTGAATTGCCGCCGCTGCCGTACGCCCACGATGCCCTGCAGCCGCACATCTCCAAGGAAACCCTGGAGTATCACCACGACAAGCACCACAACACCTATGTCGTGAACCTGAACAACCTGGTCCCAGGCACCGAATTCGAAGGCAAGACCCTGGAAGAGATCGTCAAGAGCTCTTCGGGCGGCATCTTCAACAACGCCGCTCAGGTCTGGAACCACACCTTCTACTGGAACTGCCTGTCGCCAAACGGCGGCGGCCAGCCTACCGGTGCCCTGGCTGAAGCCATCAACGCCGCTTTCGGTTCCTTCGACAAGTTCAAGGAAGAGTTCACCAAGACTTCGGTTGGCACCTTCGGTTCCGGCTGGGGCTGGCTGGTGAAGAAAGCTGACGGTTCCCTGGCCCTGGCCAGCACCATCGGCGCCGGTTGCCCGCTGACCAGCGGCGACACCCCGCTGCTGACCTGCGACGTCTGGGAACACGCCTACTACATCGACTACCGCAACCTGCGTCCGAAGTACGTCGAGGCGTTCTGGAACCTGGTCAACTGGGCCTTCGTTGCCGAGCAGTTCGAAGGCAAGACCTTCAAGGCCTGA
- a CDS encoding ArsR/SmtB family transcription factor: MPLDLDEIIKALAHPVRREILSWLKDPATQFPDQYHSTENGVCAGQIDQRCGLSQSTVSAHLATLQRAGLISSQKIGQWHFFKRNEATIEAFLEQLRQAL; this comes from the coding sequence ATGCCTCTTGATCTCGACGAAATCATAAAAGCGCTGGCCCACCCGGTCAGGCGAGAAATCCTCAGCTGGCTGAAAGACCCGGCAACGCAGTTCCCCGACCAGTACCACAGCACCGAAAACGGTGTGTGTGCCGGGCAGATCGACCAACGCTGCGGCTTGTCGCAGTCGACCGTCTCCGCCCACCTGGCCACCTTGCAGCGCGCCGGGCTGATCAGCAGCCAGAAGATTGGCCAATGGCACTTCTTCAAACGCAACGAAGCCACCATCGAGGCGTTCCTCGAACAACTGCGCCAAGCACTTTGA
- a CDS encoding putative bifunctional diguanylate cyclase/phosphodiesterase: MKLELRNSLSVKLLRVVLLSALAVGVVLSCAQIVYDTYKTRQAVNNDAQRILDMFRDPSTQAVYSLDREMGMQVMEGLFQDESVRMASIGHPNETMLAEKSRPLQDMSMRWLTDPILGQERTYTTQLVGRGPYSEYYGDLSITLDTSSYGEDFLINAVIIFISGVLRALAMGLVLYLVYHWLLTKPLSKIIEHLTQINPDRPSQHQIPLLKGHEKNELGLWVNTANQLLASIERNTHLRHEAENSLQRMAQYDFLTGLPNRQQLQQQLDKILVDGGRLQHRVAVLCVGLDDFKGINEQFSYQVGDQLLLALADRLRAHSGRLGALARLGGDQFALVQANIEQPYEAAELAQSILDDLEVPFDLDHHQQIRLRATIGITLFPEDGDSTEKLLQKAEQTMTLAKARSRNRYQFYIASVDSEMRRRRELEKDLREALPRNQLYLVYQPQISYRDHRVVGVEALLRWQHPELGMVPPDQFIPLAEQNGSIISIGEWVLDQACRQLREWHDQGFSELRMAVNLSTVQLHHSELPRVVNNLLQAYRLPPRSLELEVTETGLMEDISTAAQHLLSLRRSGALIAIDDFGTGYSSLSYLKSLPLDKIKIDKSFVQDLLDDDDDATIVRAIIQLGKSLGMQVIAEGVETAEQETYIVAQGCHEGQGYHYSKPLSARELTSFLKQAQRNQVSML; encoded by the coding sequence TTGAAGCTGGAATTGCGGAACAGCTTGTCGGTCAAGTTGCTCAGGGTCGTGCTGCTGTCGGCGTTGGCGGTTGGCGTCGTGCTCAGCTGTGCGCAAATTGTCTACGACACTTACAAGACCCGCCAGGCCGTGAACAACGATGCCCAGCGCATCCTCGACATGTTCCGCGACCCCTCCACCCAGGCGGTGTACAGCCTCGACCGCGAAATGGGCATGCAGGTGATGGAAGGCCTGTTCCAGGACGAGTCGGTGCGCATGGCGTCCATCGGCCACCCCAACGAAACCATGCTGGCAGAAAAGTCCCGCCCGCTGCAGGACATGTCCATGCGCTGGCTGACCGACCCGATCCTCGGCCAGGAACGCACCTACACCACGCAACTGGTCGGCCGCGGCCCCTACAGCGAATATTACGGCGACCTGAGCATTACCCTGGACACCTCGTCCTACGGCGAAGACTTCCTGATCAACGCGGTGATCATCTTCATTTCCGGCGTACTGCGGGCCTTAGCCATGGGCCTGGTGCTGTACCTGGTCTACCACTGGCTGCTAACCAAGCCGCTGTCCAAGATCATCGAGCACCTCACCCAGATCAACCCCGACCGCCCCAGCCAGCACCAGATACCGCTACTCAAGGGCCACGAAAAGAACGAACTGGGCCTCTGGGTCAATACCGCCAACCAGTTGCTGGCATCGATCGAGCGCAATACCCACTTGCGCCATGAAGCCGAAAACAGCCTGCAGCGCATGGCCCAGTACGATTTCCTCACCGGCCTGCCCAACCGCCAGCAACTGCAGCAGCAACTGGACAAGATTCTCGTCGACGGCGGCCGCCTGCAACACCGTGTGGCGGTGCTCTGCGTGGGTCTGGACGACTTCAAGGGCATCAACGAGCAGTTCAGCTACCAGGTCGGTGACCAACTGCTATTGGCCCTGGCCGACCGCCTGCGGGCCCACAGCGGCCGCCTGGGCGCTTTGGCGCGGCTGGGCGGTGACCAGTTTGCCCTGGTGCAGGCCAATATCGAGCAGCCGTACGAGGCGGCCGAACTGGCGCAAAGCATCCTCGACGACCTGGAAGTGCCCTTCGACCTCGACCACCACCAGCAGATCCGCCTGCGCGCCACCATCGGCATCACCCTGTTCCCCGAAGACGGCGACAGCACCGAGAAGCTGCTGCAGAAAGCCGAACAGACCATGACCCTGGCCAAGGCCCGTTCGCGCAACCGCTACCAGTTCTACATCGCCAGCGTCGACAGCGAGATGCGTCGCCGCCGCGAGCTGGAAAAGGACCTGCGCGAAGCCCTGCCGCGCAACCAGCTGTACCTGGTGTACCAGCCACAGATCAGCTACCGCGACCACCGCGTGGTCGGCGTCGAGGCGCTGCTGCGCTGGCAGCACCCGGAGCTGGGCATGGTCCCGCCGGACCAGTTCATTCCGCTGGCCGAACAGAACGGCAGCATCATCAGCATCGGCGAATGGGTACTGGACCAGGCCTGCCGGCAACTGCGCGAATGGCACGACCAAGGCTTCAGCGAGCTGCGCATGGCGGTCAACCTGTCCACCGTGCAGCTGCACCACAGCGAACTGCCGCGGGTGGTCAACAACCTGCTGCAGGCCTACCGCCTGCCGCCACGCAGCCTGGAGCTGGAAGTGACCGAGACCGGCCTGATGGAAGACATCAGCACGGCCGCCCAGCACCTGCTGAGCCTGCGCCGCTCCGGGGCGTTGATTGCCATCGACGACTTCGGCACAGGCTATTCGTCGCTCAGCTACCTGAAATCACTGCCGCTGGACAAGATCAAGATCGACAAGAGCTTCGTTCAGGACCTGCTCGACGACGATGACGACGCCACCATCGTTCGGGCCATCATCCAGCTGGGCAAGAGCCTGGGCATGCAGGTGATTGCCGAAGGGGTGGAAACCGCCGAACAGGAAACCTACATCGTTGCCCAGGGCTGCCACGAGGGCCAGGGCTATCACTACAGCAAGCCGCTGTCGGCCCGAGAGCTGACCAGTTTCCTCAAGCAGGCGCAGCGGAATCAGGTTTCGATGCTCTGA
- a CDS encoding IS110 family transposase: MAMQVGKLIVGADVAKAELVIHHDDRDEIIKVKNTKPEIKKWLKQQPLNTAIAVEATNVYHLDLVELAHSLGFEVYVIDGFQLSNYRKSVGVRVKTDPTDARLLSRFLRNEGEDLRPWTPPPAVYGKLQSLLRRRAALVTARTAMTQSWANEALLKAAFTTFVKSIDRLDLLIQKKIKEVLREAGLHEQVARCQAVEGIGFLTATALVMAFMRGEFKSSDSYIAFLGMDLRVIDSGQKNGRRRLTKRGCSEIRRLLHNAAMSASRTATWKGLYEQHRNAGKATTQALVILARKLARVAFALMKNQDEYVTKGGKAPC; encoded by the coding sequence GTGGCAATGCAGGTTGGCAAATTGATCGTCGGTGCGGATGTCGCGAAAGCTGAGTTAGTGATTCATCACGATGATCGCGATGAGATCATCAAGGTGAAAAATACCAAACCAGAAATCAAGAAATGGCTGAAGCAACAGCCTCTCAACACGGCAATTGCTGTTGAGGCGACCAATGTTTACCACCTGGACTTGGTTGAGCTGGCCCATAGCCTGGGTTTCGAGGTCTATGTCATTGATGGATTCCAACTGAGCAACTACCGCAAAAGCGTGGGTGTACGGGTAAAAACGGACCCCACTGATGCTCGGTTGTTGTCCCGTTTTTTGAGAAACGAGGGGGAAGACCTCCGCCCTTGGACTCCCCCTCCCGCCGTCTACGGCAAGCTTCAGAGCCTTCTGCGACGCCGAGCGGCCTTGGTGACTGCCCGCACGGCGATGACTCAGAGCTGGGCTAATGAAGCCCTTTTGAAAGCCGCCTTCACAACCTTTGTAAAATCGATAGACCGGCTGGATTTGTTGATCCAAAAGAAAATTAAAGAAGTGCTGCGCGAAGCAGGGCTGCACGAGCAAGTTGCTCGCTGCCAGGCGGTAGAGGGTATTGGGTTTCTCACGGCCACTGCCTTGGTAATGGCTTTTATGCGGGGCGAGTTCAAGAGCAGTGATTCGTACATTGCATTCCTGGGAATGGATCTACGAGTGATTGATTCTGGGCAGAAGAATGGACGTCGTCGCCTTACCAAGCGAGGCTGCTCAGAAATCCGTCGCCTGCTGCATAACGCGGCGATGTCAGCCAGCCGGACGGCCACTTGGAAAGGGCTCTACGAACAGCATCGCAATGCGGGTAAAGCAACAACCCAGGCGTTGGTAATCCTGGCCAGGAAGCTTGCACGAGTGGCATTCGCCCTGATGAAGAATCAGGACGAATATGTCACCAAGGGTGGGAAAGCGCCTTGCTGA
- a CDS encoding alkene reductase, with the protein MTTLFDPITLGDLQLPNRIIMAPLTRCRADEGRVPNALMAEYYVQRASAGLILSEATSVSAMGVGYPDTPGIWNDEQVRGWNNVTKAVHAAGGRIFLQLWHVGRISHPSYLNGELPVAPSAIQPKGHVSLVRPLSDYPTPRALETEEINDIVEAYRSGAENAKAAGFDGVEIHGANGYLLDQFLQSSTNQRTDRYGGSLENRARLLLEVTDAAIEVWGANRVGVHLAPRADAHDMGDADRAETFSYVARELGKRGIAFICSREREADDSIGPLIKEAFGGLYIVNERFDKASANAALASGKADAVAFGVPFIANPDLPARLAADAPLNEARPETFYGKGPVGYIDYPRL; encoded by the coding sequence ATGACCACGCTTTTCGATCCGATCACCCTGGGCGACCTGCAACTGCCCAACCGCATCATCATGGCCCCGCTCACCCGCTGCCGGGCCGACGAAGGCCGCGTGCCCAATGCGCTGATGGCCGAATACTATGTGCAGCGCGCCAGCGCCGGGCTGATCCTCAGCGAGGCGACTTCGGTCAGTGCCATGGGCGTCGGCTACCCGGATACCCCCGGCATCTGGAACGATGAGCAGGTGCGTGGCTGGAACAACGTCACCAAGGCCGTGCATGCCGCTGGCGGGCGCATCTTCCTGCAGCTGTGGCACGTTGGCCGTATCTCCCACCCCAGCTACCTGAACGGCGAACTGCCGGTTGCCCCCAGCGCGATCCAGCCCAAGGGCCATGTAAGCCTGGTGCGCCCGCTAAGTGACTATCCCACCCCGCGCGCGCTGGAAACCGAGGAAATCAACGACATCGTCGAGGCCTACCGCAGCGGTGCCGAGAACGCCAAGGCTGCCGGTTTCGATGGTGTAGAGATTCACGGCGCCAACGGTTACCTGCTCGACCAGTTCCTGCAAAGCAGCACCAACCAGCGTACCGACCGCTATGGCGGGTCGCTGGAAAACCGTGCACGCCTGCTGTTGGAGGTGACCGATGCGGCCATCGAAGTGTGGGGCGCGAACCGCGTAGGCGTGCACCTGGCGCCCCGTGCCGATGCTCACGACATGGGTGATGCCGACCGCGCCGAAACCTTCAGCTACGTGGCTCGCGAGCTGGGCAAGCGGGGCATTGCGTTTATCTGCTCGCGGGAGCGGGAAGCCGATGACAGCATCGGCCCATTGATCAAAGAAGCGTTCGGCGGCTTGTACATCGTCAACGAGCGGTTTGACAAAGCCAGCGCCAATGCGGCCCTGGCCAGTGGCAAGGCCGATGCAGTGGCGTTTGGCGTGCCGTTCATCGCCAACCCCGACCTGCCGGCGCGGCTGGCGGCGGATGCGCCGTTGAACGAGGCGCGGCCAGAGACTTTCTATGGCAAGGGGCCGGTGGGGTATATCGATTATCCGCGGTTGTAA
- a CDS encoding LysR family transcriptional regulator ArgP, translating to MFDYKLLAALAAVIEQGGFERAAQVLGLSQSAISQRIKLLEARVGQPVLVRATPPSPTEVGRQLLNHVQQVRLLERDLQRQVPALDEEGMPERLRIALNADSLATWWAGAVGNFCAQQNVLTDLVVEDQEVGLKRMRAGEVAACLCGSERPVAGARSLLLGAMRYRALASPGFMARHFPQGFVASRLARTPAIVYGPDDFLQHRYLASLGIEDGFLHHLCPSSEGFLRMTEAGLGWGLVPELQAREQLASGQLVEICSDTPIDVPLYWHHWRNGGQLLAQLTDHLRHTAQQWLVPL from the coding sequence ATGTTCGACTACAAGTTGCTCGCCGCCTTGGCGGCGGTGATCGAACAGGGTGGTTTCGAGCGTGCCGCGCAAGTGCTCGGCTTGTCGCAGTCGGCCATTTCCCAGCGCATCAAGCTGCTTGAAGCGCGGGTCGGGCAACCGGTGCTGGTGCGTGCCACGCCGCCCAGTCCGACCGAAGTCGGCCGCCAGTTGCTCAACCATGTGCAGCAGGTGCGCCTGCTTGAACGTGACTTGCAGCGCCAGGTGCCGGCGCTGGACGAAGAGGGCATGCCGGAGCGCCTGCGCATCGCCCTGAACGCCGATAGCCTGGCTACCTGGTGGGCCGGTGCGGTGGGCAACTTCTGTGCGCAGCAGAACGTGCTGACCGACCTGGTGGTAGAAGACCAGGAAGTGGGCCTGAAACGCATGCGTGCCGGCGAGGTGGCGGCCTGCCTGTGTGGCAGTGAACGCCCGGTTGCCGGGGCGCGCAGCCTGCTGCTGGGGGCCATGCGCTACCGGGCGTTGGCCAGCCCCGGCTTCATGGCGCGGCATTTCCCCCAGGGTTTTGTCGCCAGCCGCCTGGCCCGGACCCCCGCTATCGTGTACGGCCCGGATGATTTCCTGCAGCATCGTTACCTGGCATCACTGGGCATCGAGGACGGTTTCCTGCACCACCTGTGCCCGTCGTCCGAAGGCTTCCTGCGCATGACCGAGGCCGGGCTGGGCTGGGGGCTGGTGCCCGAACTGCAGGCTCGGGAGCAACTGGCCAGCGGGCAGTTGGTGGAAATCTGCAGCGATACCCCCATCGACGTGCCGCTGTACTGGCATCATTGGCGCAATGGCGGGCAATTGCTCGCGCAACTGACCGACCACCTGCGGCACACCGCGCAGCAATGGCTGGTGCCCTTGTAG
- a CDS encoding acyl carrier protein phosphodiesterase, with protein MNYLAHLHLGGPAPQQLLGSLYGDFVKGSLEGRFPPALEAAIRLHRHIDSYTDQHPLVLAALARFPRERRRFAGIVLDVFFDHCLVRDWGNYAEQPLEQFTGAFYRVLLAEPELPGRLARIAPFMAADDWLGAYGDFATLEHVFNGIARRLSRPEGMAGVMVELERLYEPLLADFREFYPQLQAFAAARMPDS; from the coding sequence ATGAACTACCTCGCACACCTGCACCTGGGCGGCCCGGCACCGCAACAACTGCTTGGCAGCCTGTATGGCGACTTCGTCAAGGGCTCGCTGGAAGGTCGCTTCCCGCCTGCGCTGGAGGCGGCTATCCGGCTGCACCGGCATATCGACAGCTACACCGATCAGCATCCATTGGTGCTGGCAGCCCTGGCGCGCTTTCCGCGTGAGCGGCGGCGCTTTGCCGGCATCGTCCTGGATGTATTCTTCGACCATTGCCTGGTGCGGGATTGGGGCAACTACGCCGAGCAGCCCCTTGAGCAGTTTACTGGCGCGTTTTATCGGGTGCTGCTGGCGGAGCCAGAGCTGCCGGGGCGGCTGGCGCGGATTGCACCGTTCATGGCAGCGGATGACTGGCTAGGGGCGTATGGCGATTTTGCCACGCTGGAGCATGTGTTCAACGGCATTGCCCGGCGTTTGTCGCGACCTGAGGGCATGGCCGGGGTGATGGTGGAGCTGGAGCGGCTGTATGAGCCGCTGCTGGCGGATTTTCGCGAGTTCTACCCGCAGTTGCAGGCCTTTGCAGCGGCGCGCATGCCTGACAGCTGA
- a CDS encoding NAD-dependent epimerase/dehydratase family protein, whose translation MRILVTGASGFIGGRFARFALEQGLDVRVSGRRAEGVEHLVKRGAQFIPGDLGDPELARRLCQGMEAVVHCAGAVGNWGRYQDFYQGNVVVTENVVEGCLKEHVRRLVHLSSPSIYFNGRSRLDIREDQVPRRFHDHYGQTKHLAEQKVFGAQEFGLEVLALRPRFVTGAGDASIFPRLMQMQRKGRVAIIGNGLNKVDFTSVHNLNEALLSALFADDRALGQAYNISNGQPLPLWDVVNYVMRQMQLPQVTRYRSYGLAYSLAAVNEAACMLWPGRPQPTLSRLGMQVMSRDFTLDISRARQYLDYQPKVSLWTALDEFCGWWKHLPPGQ comes from the coding sequence ATGCGAATTCTGGTCACCGGCGCGAGTGGCTTCATTGGCGGGCGCTTTGCGCGCTTCGCCCTGGAGCAGGGCCTGGACGTGCGGGTCAGCGGCCGCCGCGCCGAAGGGGTCGAGCACCTGGTCAAGCGCGGCGCCCAGTTCATCCCAGGCGACCTGGGTGATCCCGAGCTGGCCCGCCGCCTGTGCCAGGGCATGGAGGCTGTGGTGCACTGTGCCGGCGCGGTGGGCAACTGGGGGCGCTACCAGGACTTCTACCAGGGCAATGTGGTCGTCACCGAAAACGTGGTCGAGGGCTGTCTGAAGGAACATGTGCGGCGCCTGGTGCACCTGTCGTCGCCGTCGATCTACTTCAATGGCCGCTCGCGCCTGGACATCCGTGAAGACCAGGTGCCGCGTCGTTTTCACGACCACTATGGGCAAACCAAGCACCTGGCGGAGCAAAAAGTGTTTGGGGCCCAGGAGTTCGGCCTTGAAGTGCTGGCGCTGCGCCCGCGCTTCGTCACCGGTGCCGGCGATGCCAGCATCTTCCCGCGGCTGATGCAGATGCAGCGCAAAGGCCGCGTGGCGATCATCGGCAACGGCCTGAACAAAGTCGACTTCACCAGCGTGCACAACCTCAACGAGGCGCTGCTCAGCGCCTTGTTCGCCGATGACCGTGCGCTGGGCCAGGCCTACAACATCAGCAACGGCCAGCCGCTGCCGCTGTGGGACGTGGTCAACTACGTGATGCGCCAGATGCAGCTGCCGCAGGTTACCCGCTACCGTTCCTATGGCCTGGCCTACAGCCTGGCCGCGGTGAACGAGGCGGCCTGCATGTTATGGCCGGGGCGCCCGCAACCCACCCTGTCGCGCTTGGGGATGCAGGTGATGAGCCGTGATTTCACCCTGGATATCAGCCGTGCGCGGCAGTACCTGGACTACCAGCCCAAGGTCAGCCTGTGGACGGCGCTGGATGAATTCTGCGGTTGGTGGAAGCATTTGCCGCCAGGGCAGTAA
- a CDS encoding acyl-CoA dehydrogenase family protein, protein MAWLQRLNDPLRHAPADTLGETYAALLERLGPVAPFELAALGGRAMATPGLAFLVGYQAALRVLWPSAPASLGALCATERRSVRPADMHTRLDGLRLSGSKDFVTAGLEAEWLLVAARSETAGAAPQLNLAVVYPGEPGVTLEPLPTLPLMPEVGHGRLLLEQATCELLAGDGWDAYVKPFRSLEDLYVLTALTAWLYGVGQESAWPQDLRLQLLGLLAGCAEGSRQCADSVSCHLLLGGLFAQFQALRGAIDAALAAGPVHWAQIWQRDQGVMTLAAAAREKRLNKAWAAAGLS, encoded by the coding sequence ATGGCCTGGTTGCAACGATTGAACGACCCGCTTCGCCACGCGCCGGCGGACACTCTGGGTGAAACCTATGCCGCGCTGCTCGAGCGCCTCGGCCCGGTTGCCCCCTTCGAACTGGCGGCACTGGGCGGGCGCGCGATGGCCACGCCGGGCCTGGCTTTTCTGGTGGGTTACCAGGCCGCCTTGCGCGTGCTGTGGCCCAGTGCACCGGCCAGCCTCGGCGCCCTGTGCGCCACCGAGCGGCGCAGCGTAAGGCCGGCGGACATGCATACGCGCCTGGACGGTTTGCGGCTGAGCGGCAGCAAGGACTTTGTCACAGCCGGGCTGGAGGCGGAGTGGCTGCTGGTGGCGGCGCGCAGCGAAACCGCAGGCGCGGCGCCACAATTGAACCTGGCGGTGGTTTACCCCGGGGAACCTGGCGTGACGCTGGAGCCATTGCCGACCCTGCCGCTGATGCCGGAGGTGGGCCACGGGCGCTTGCTGCTGGAGCAGGCAACGTGCGAGTTGCTGGCCGGTGACGGCTGGGATGCCTATGTGAAGCCGTTCCGCTCGCTGGAGGATTTGTATGTGCTCACGGCGCTGACGGCCTGGCTGTATGGCGTGGGGCAGGAAAGCGCCTGGCCACAGGATTTACGGCTGCAGCTGCTTGGGCTGCTGGCAGGGTGTGCGGAGGGTAGTCGGCAGTGTGCCGATAGCGTGAGTTGCCATTTGTTGCTGGGCGGGTTGTTTGCGCAGTTCCAGGCATTGCGGGGGGCGATCGATGCGGCCCTGGCGGCAGGGCCGGTGCATTGGGCACAAATCTGGCAGCGTGACCAAGGGGTGATGACACTGGCCGCAGCGGCGAGAGAGAAGCGGCTGAACAAGGCTTGGGCTGCTGCGGGATTGTCATGA
- the olsB gene encoding L-ornithine N(alpha)-acyltransferase, translated as MTRIAHSGDNSTERRLQAERLVGAAALQEAQALRFKVFSAEFKAKLKGAEQGLDMDDYDVHCRHIGVRDLSTGELVATTRLLDHQAASSLGRFYSEEEFRLHGLLQLQGPILELGRTCVAPDYRNGGTIAVLWGELAEVLNEGRYSYLMGCASIPMQDGGIQAHAVMQRLRDRYLCNEHLRAEPKKPLPSLALPGNVIAEMPPLLKAYMRLGAKICGEPCWDEDFQVADVFILLKRDDLCPRYARHFKAAV; from the coding sequence ATGACTCGGATCGCTCACTCTGGCGACAACAGCACTGAACGCCGTCTGCAAGCCGAACGCCTGGTTGGCGCCGCGGCGCTGCAAGAGGCCCAGGCCCTGCGTTTCAAAGTGTTCAGCGCAGAATTCAAGGCCAAGCTCAAGGGTGCCGAGCAGGGCCTGGACATGGACGACTACGACGTGCACTGCCGCCATATTGGTGTGCGTGACCTGAGCACCGGCGAGCTGGTGGCCACCACCCGTCTGCTCGACCACCAGGCCGCCAGCAGCCTGGGCCGCTTCTACAGCGAGGAAGAATTCCGCCTGCACGGCCTGTTGCAGCTGCAGGGCCCGATCCTGGAGCTGGGCCGTACCTGCGTAGCCCCCGACTACCGCAACGGCGGCACCATCGCCGTGCTCTGGGGTGAACTGGCCGAGGTGCTCAACGAGGGCCGCTACAGCTACCTGATGGGCTGCGCCAGCATCCCCATGCAGGACGGCGGCATACAGGCCCATGCCGTGATGCAGCGCCTGCGTGACCGCTACCTGTGCAACGAGCACCTGCGTGCCGAACCGAAGAAGCCGCTGCCAAGCCTGGCCCTGCCGGGTAACGTCATCGCCGAAATGCCACCGCTGCTCAAGGCCTACATGCGCCTGGGCGCGAAGATTTGCGGCGAACCGTGCTGGGACGAGGACTTCCAGGTGGCCGACGTGTTCATCCTGCTCAAGCGCGATGACCTGTGCCCGCGCTACGCCCGCCACTTCAAGGCAGCGGTGTGA